The nucleotide sequence AACACTAAGATTGCTTGATCCTTTGCTGTTGAAAACCAGTTTATGTAACAACTAGTCTTGATGGGATTCACAAATTTTCCAGAGGGAAGAAAGCTGATATGTTTCCGGAAAGTATGGTGCACATATGGTACACATTGGTAGCTGTATTATAATCTTCCATATTGGAAAAAATGTTTATCCCGGACAAAAAAAATGAACGCTCGCCCTGGAGGCATCTCTGGTCTAAAACAACTTTTGTTCACTTCAGCTAATCCAACACGAGCCGCCTAATGAAGAATTTTTATAGCGATACAATGCGCATTTCGATTGATCAAGGCTCGCACAATCGGCCACTACCGTTGCGTAAATAATTACGTTGCTGTCgcgacaaaatataaaaattaaaaccaGTACTTACAGAAGCTCTTCCTTTCTTCGTCAAAGTCTTTGAATggatgtaaaataaatttacaaaaacaaacGCTAAAACATCTCTATAACGTCgtagtaaatttacaaaaaatatcaaataggtgaaattcttgattttaaaattacctttattttgcaaattttgtgATTAAACTTGGACACTAAGTAGATTTTTTgtcattcatttcaaaaagcGAGTATTCATCGATCGTTACCaggaaatatatatagtacacatacaatataatttatttcacagatgtaactttttatttgtatttccatgATTCTGCAAATATTAGTTTTCTGCACTGCGACTTTTACATCTCGTTGTTagagtgaaaaaaaaatgggtGAACGCCGGTGAGAAAATTTACGAAATATGATGTGAAATTTTTGTCTACACGCTGCAGTTTaaataattaactttctacAAACAGGGGTCAAGGTTATACAAGTCACCAAAGTACGATTCTCGGAAGACGAATCTGCTATCGAACGACCAGTGCGCGACCACCGATTTGAAGCCTCCAATAGTAGGTGGTAGATCTGGTGGCCATAAGTAGTTGGGAAGACTGGGTGGTTTGGTAAAGGGTGGTTTGGATGATTAGGTaaacatttattaaaatgagCTAAGTAGTCTAAACAAAAAAGGCTAAACCCATCATTCtgatcaaaaaatgtttttttttaactgaTTTTTACTAGTTAAAAAAAGAAGCTTGACTTAGTCTGTAGAACATGCACAAgacaaataaataatgaaagaaaaactaaattttgatactTTTCCAGAATTTATGATCAACAACCTGCTGAATTGTTAGTCGTTGGTCTTCATCATTGTGTGTCATTCTTGTGATCAAATCAAAGGCCAAGTCAGGGTTAGGAATCAGTAAAGCACTTGGATCCATAGCTACTGTAGAATCTAAGATTAGCCCTTGGTCAATCTGTTTATTAGACCACAATTTATACAAGGTGTGACCCaagaataaaatatcatttttaaatcTGGAATTATATATgagagaaaatgaaaaataaatctgaaaacaaattttcacattttgcatGTCAAGTGAAAACAgaatatatttctaattttccatgagtagtattatgtttatgcaGATGTTGTAGACCACTAACTAACTGTTTTGCATGTATGAGAGCAAGTCTAGGATCAAAAggaattttgttgttctttCTCTCTTTATAATAATCATCAAGAGTTTGGAACTGGCATCTTTCAGTAGCAAGAAAACGTTCCCTTGTTTCCTTCCAACGACCATAAGCAATAACAGAGATTACGTTTGGATGAGGTGGAAGTTGCTGAAGAGCTTCTAAGTTGTTAAGAAAGAGTTTATCCCAAAAACACACCCATATTGCTAAAGGTTTTGTAACTGAATTTGGAAGTTGTTGTTGACCTTCGTAAACTGTAAAATCCAATTCTTCATGAACCACATTGTCTTTATACCACAAGATGTCATCAGTGAGTTGTATGCGATCTGGAAATgtcacatttaaaaaatttatttgaattaaaaaacaatttataataaaCCTTGTGTGTCAAATGACAATTTTAATCATGGTCACGGTAAGTATACAGTTCAAAACACTCTTAGTTTGGCACAATATGTcataatatttagaaaaaattgaagaaatacaAATGTCAAGCCCTAATAGCTTTAGTTTGCAATGTCACCGTTGCGTTAATTGCGGTTTATGTGCAGGCACTTTGGAGTTTTTCGAGTTAAattcaaatgcaaaaaaaaagttaatacGCTTCAATACAAGGAATAATGAAATAAACCTTTCTTACTTTTTGAGTTCAGAGCTGCCTTTCTATTCTTTTCTTTGGCTTCAAGGTATTTTGCAAAGTGGAAATTATTAACAAGCTTTGATAATGAAGTTGCAACTTGTGAAGAATGACTGAAATTAGATTGATTAGTATTTGTAGAAAAAGTTATTTGATTGTTACGAATAAGTTTTATTACCTATTGCTATGGCCCATCCCTCCATGATAACAGCCATGTTAGATACACcaataagaatatatatatccGTAACAACATGTTTAATCAAGGATAAGTGTGACCAGGAttcttattttgaatttatgtttattttagatttggtATTGCCTCATTCGGAAAAATACTTCTGCAGTGGGAACTATTTTTGctaaatctaaaatatattgttcacggaAAATATTTGTGAGACAGCCACAATTTGTGAAACAATTACAAAACATGGCTGGCTCAATAGACAAGGGTTCTATTTGCTACCgcgaaaataaaatatgggTCGATTTCCTACGACCTATATAAACCCTTGTTTGATAATTCGCACGCTAGAAACCAAGTTTATTGGAATGTGTAAATAGGAACATTCGAGTAGAACGAACAAATTGCTGACTTCTCAATGCTGTATAGGGGTCATGTAACATGTAACCACCGGTCGGTCATGGCTTTCTCTACTATAaagcccatgcatctgaaacaaataaatggttaactaatcccatacccgacatggactgctAACTGAACGAGAGGCAGTGgtatgccatatgattaagccgtttatCGAATTATTTCTCCCCCGTGATAAAATTATAACTCAGGCTTTTTGCAAAAGCAAGTTGGGAACATTCATGAAGGAAGACTGCAAATGagtaatattcaaataatacagcaaaataaatacacaaaccttgtagttttcttttttgttggCAAATCTGATTTGAAAgttccatttttaaaatgtggAAGCAAAAGTTCGTCATGGATGCTTGTTTGAGACCTGCCAGATGCAAATTCTTCCTGTAGATCTCGGAATAGTAAACCTGAACAGAAAGTTTTCTTTGATAAGTGTTTAATTTCAGTTAGCAATAGGGCAATATCTCAAAAACCCCTTACTATAAGAAAACGTTTCCAAAcatggaaaaaaataatataactgaaaggttgggaaccacagctataagttattgaggggaaaatgaaatggaaaaaatatagcaaacttCACGACGCGCAGATTAGAAATAGCAGTTAAATTACAATGTATATGTCAATGGCCCGATACCCAGCACATCTAGTTGACCAACCATTAAAATACCCATGTATTTacatttcaatcaatttttcttaCCTTTTACATTCGGTGGAGCCATATATTTATGAGAGAGAACCTCGTTTATCATTGGACGTTTACGAGGAACAAACTGCAGCATCCATTCCAGTAAATCTTTTGCAACTTCTTTGTCTGGAACTAAAAGTCCATCCAGGTTCAggtttttatgatttttcatgaaatgatTCCATAGATCCCTTTCGTCACCAAAGGGATGTTTACCGTCACTCCATACATAGTAAACAATGACAGCCAGTGAATATATGTCAGTTTTTTGAGAAGTTGGAAATCCAGGCACAAATGATTCAGGGGGTCTGTAACCGTCAGTACCGAGACCTTTTCTGGTGTAAATTGTTTGAGTCTTTGACTCTATGACTTCACTTATGCCAAAATCACCAATTTTGACAACTTTTTGATCCAGGGATAAAAACACATTATCAGGCTTAAGATCTTTGTGCACCACAAGTTTATCATGAATGTACAAAATTCCAGCAAATAACTGTTTTGCAAAATCAAGTGCAAGTTCAGGATCGAATGG is from Styela clava chromosome 9, kaStyClav1.hap1.2, whole genome shotgun sequence and encodes:
- the LOC144427236 gene encoding interferon-induced, double-stranded RNA-activated protein kinase-like, which translates into the protein MEENRESESEDSEDSTKLSDSILLFRDRKISNHGDVYEGQISSATYGIRPIAIKFVQYNKQSVEEAKILYRLNPHTHVVSVIHSDEYHQGPMKYMYIAMDKCNQDNLRGFVENRKKAEIPFDPELALDFAKQLFAGILYIHDKLVVHKDLKPDNVFLSLDQKVVKIGDFGISEVIESKTQTIYTRKGLGTDGYRPPESFVPGFPTSQKTDIYSLAVIVYYVWSDGKHPFGDERDLWNHFMKNHKNLNLDGLLVPDKEVAKDLLEWMLQFVPRKRPMINEVLSHKYMAPPNVKGLLFRDLQEEFASGRSQTSIHDELLLPHFKNGTFKSDLPTKKKTTSLPS